A single window of Polaribacter sp. SA4-10 DNA harbors:
- a CDS encoding DUF3999 family protein, whose translation MKKYSLLIAFFINLAGFSQNYKGSLKPLLKDGLHSLMLAPEIRSAANDNLDFLRIRDAQKNEIPYVLISNTDKRFSIFNPIKIDFKETLIDSVTSIVIENKTRRKQDHITLQIANTNVYKNYTIYGSNNKIDWFGLAANGQLTDLNSQQETTIEKTIYFPLNTYEFLKINFNDKNSLPINILKVGVYESEFFPQKLIEIDNFKLEIISVKNKNVTQLKFTAKRAHKINNISFKINTQFFLRNVKVIIKKTRKIKKRIEMYDEVILRDQLNSKYENSLVLNNLNEKEFILEIDDQDNPPLEIQEVHLFQKPIYLVANLKQQENYTLIVNNTLKEPSYDLANFITDKTKVMDKIFIADFSKIQNDKDLLKKSSFWQTSIFMWICIVLGTVVVAYFAFGLLQDINSEEKR comes from the coding sequence ATGAAAAAATATAGCCTCTTAATTGCCTTCTTTATAAATTTAGCCGGTTTTAGTCAAAACTATAAAGGAAGTTTAAAGCCGTTATTAAAAGACGGACTGCATTCGCTAATGCTTGCTCCAGAAATACGGTCTGCTGCCAATGATAATTTAGATTTTTTAAGAATTAGGGATGCTCAAAAAAATGAAATTCCGTATGTTTTAATTTCTAATACAGACAAACGGTTTTCTATATTCAATCCTATTAAAATAGATTTTAAAGAAACCTTAATAGATTCCGTAACTTCTATAGTTATCGAAAACAAGACGCGTAGAAAACAAGATCATATTACCTTGCAAATTGCCAATACAAATGTTTATAAAAACTATACTATTTATGGAAGTAACAATAAGATAGATTGGTTTGGATTGGCTGCTAATGGACAGCTAACGGATTTAAATTCGCAACAAGAAACTACCATAGAAAAGACAATTTATTTCCCTCTAAATACCTATGAGTTTTTAAAAATTAATTTTAATGATAAAAATTCTTTGCCAATTAATATTTTAAAAGTTGGTGTTTATGAAAGTGAATTTTTTCCTCAAAAACTGATTGAAATAGACAATTTTAAACTGGAAATAATATCTGTAAAAAATAAAAATGTAACGCAACTTAAGTTTACAGCTAAGAGAGCTCATAAAATAAATAATATTTCGTTTAAAATAAATACCCAGTTTTTTCTTCGAAATGTAAAAGTGATTATAAAAAAGACGCGTAAAATAAAAAAACGAATTGAAATGTATGATGAAGTTATACTTCGAGATCAGTTAAATTCAAAATACGAAAACAGCCTCGTTTTAAATAATTTGAATGAAAAAGAATTTATTTTAGAGATTGATGATCAAGATAATCCTCCATTAGAAATACAGGAAGTACATTTATTTCAAAAGCCAATATACTTAGTTGCCAATTTAAAACAACAAGAAAACTATACCCTTATTGTTAATAATACCTTAAAAGAACCTTCTTATGATTTAGCGAATTTTATTACTGATAAAACAAAAGTAATGGATAAAATTTTTATTGCTGATTTTTCTAAAATTCAAAATGACAAAGATTTATTAAAAAAATCATCGTTTTGGCAGACTTCAATTTTTATGTGGATTTGTATTGTTTTAGGCACAGTCGTTGTAGCATATTTTGCCTTTGGATTATTACAAGATATAAATAGTGAAGAAAAAAGGTAA
- the glpQ gene encoding glycerophosphodiester phosphodiesterase has protein sequence MKSISLFLTCLLLFSCNTTIKNSLMSKKIVIAHRGASGYLPEHTLESKAMAFAMNPNFIEQDLVLSKDDIPIVIHDIYLDDVTDVAIKFPERKRKDGRFYVIDFMFDELQTLKVTERFNPKTGKQFYPNRFPKGKGIFKLHSFEEELQLIQGLNKSTGKNIGIYPEIKEPEFHQKEGKNLTEIVLKTLSDYGYKSKKDNCILQCFDAKELERIRVELKSELFLVQLIEFPEETKQLKHFATYADGIGPWYKQILKKKENGIWKFTSLVSDAHKLGLKVHPYTFRADSLEEFSTFEEMMQTLLMDANVDGAFTDFPDLVVNFLKEK, from the coding sequence ATGAAATCAATTTCATTATTTTTGACTTGTTTGCTGCTTTTTTCGTGCAATACAACTATAAAAAATAGTCTTATGAGTAAAAAAATAGTCATTGCGCACAGAGGAGCTTCTGGGTATTTACCAGAACATACTTTAGAATCTAAAGCGATGGCTTTTGCAATGAATCCTAATTTTATAGAGCAAGATTTAGTCTTAAGCAAAGATGATATTCCTATTGTAATTCATGATATTTATTTAGATGATGTAACCGATGTTGCAATCAAATTTCCTGAAAGAAAAAGAAAAGACGGAAGGTTTTATGTGATTGATTTTATGTTTGATGAGTTGCAAACCCTAAAAGTAACGGAACGTTTTAATCCAAAAACAGGCAAACAATTTTATCCAAATCGTTTCCCAAAAGGAAAAGGAATTTTTAAGCTACATTCTTTTGAAGAAGAACTTCAATTGATTCAAGGCTTAAATAAAAGTACAGGAAAAAATATTGGTATTTACCCTGAAATTAAAGAACCCGAATTTCATCAAAAAGAAGGAAAAAATTTAACCGAAATTGTTTTAAAAACGCTTTCTGATTATGGCTATAAATCAAAAAAGGACAATTGTATTTTACAGTGTTTTGATGCCAAAGAATTAGAGCGAATTAGGGTTGAATTAAAATCTGAATTATTTTTAGTTCAATTAATTGAGTTTCCAGAAGAAACAAAACAACTAAAACATTTTGCAACCTATGCAGATGGAATTGGACCTTGGTACAAACAAATTTTAAAAAAGAAAGAAAATGGCATTTGGAAATTCACTTCATTAGTTTCTGATGCACATAAATTAGGCTTAAAAGTACATCCTTATACTTTTAGGGCAGATTCTTTAGAGGAATTCTCTACTTTTGAAGAAATGATGCAAACATTATTGATGGATGCAAATGTAGATGGCGCATTTACAGATTTTCCTGATTTGGTTGTCAACTTTTTAAAAGAAAAATAA
- a CDS encoding chloride channel protein, whose product MPTTKKIFKKILIWRYRHISERQFIYILSILVGFLAGLGTVFLKNFTHYIQLLLSIDYLENYKRSLYFIFPIIGLLIIAVIKKVWLKKHIGHGISSTLYAISKKKGVIPKYNMYAALLTAPITVGFGGSVGLQGPAVSAGTALASYTSQLFHMNTKTRMLLIGCATAGAMSSMFKAPIAGIVFALEVFSLDIAFVSLIPLLLASVAAIVTSYLFLGSDVLLGFELNDKFEINEIGFYTIFGIFTGIISVYFSVVYFAIRKFFYQFEKRFVRLIIGSVVIGFILYLMPSLYGEGYGLINNLLKGNHIAAIGNTPFSFDENNIWVVIILLLLITFFKAIAMSTTFAAGGVGGIFIPTLVMGSALGNAFAKIINNMGFGFEVSEANFTLIGMTGLMAGVLHAPLTAIFLIAEITGGYDLFVPLMLVAAISFSFTKYFVSKSIYTYKLAQRGELITHNKDKNVMMMMQIDRLIETNFKSVYPEMLLGDMLKKAVAKSARNIFPVINKEKQFLGIVLLDDIRPVMFDTEMYNSVTIETYMKAAPEIILQTDSVEKVMKKFKVSGAWNLPVVKNGKYVGFISKSKLLSAYRTKLIEVTA is encoded by the coding sequence ATGCCAACAACAAAAAAAATATTTAAAAAAATCCTAATTTGGAGATATAGACATATTTCTGAGCGTCAATTTATTTACATTTTAAGTATTTTAGTCGGTTTTTTAGCAGGATTAGGTACCGTTTTTCTAAAAAATTTCACACATTATATTCAATTACTTTTATCAATAGATTACTTAGAAAATTATAAAAGATCCCTATATTTTATCTTCCCAATTATTGGCCTATTAATTATTGCCGTTATTAAAAAAGTATGGTTAAAAAAACATATTGGTCATGGAATTTCTAGTACACTTTATGCTATTTCTAAAAAAAAGGGAGTAATACCAAAATACAATATGTATGCAGCTTTATTAACGGCTCCAATAACAGTTGGTTTTGGCGGATCTGTTGGGTTACAAGGTCCAGCAGTTAGTGCGGGTACTGCTTTGGCATCTTATACATCGCAGTTGTTTCATATGAACACAAAAACAAGAATGCTCTTAATTGGCTGTGCAACGGCAGGTGCTATGTCTTCTATGTTTAAGGCACCAATTGCAGGTATTGTTTTTGCTTTAGAAGTTTTTAGTTTAGATATTGCTTTTGTTTCTCTCATTCCCTTATTATTAGCTTCTGTTGCAGCTATTGTAACCTCTTATCTTTTTTTAGGTTCTGATGTATTATTAGGTTTTGAATTGAATGATAAATTCGAAATTAATGAAATTGGTTTTTATACAATTTTTGGAATTTTTACTGGAATTATATCTGTTTATTTTTCTGTTGTATATTTTGCCATAAGAAAATTTTTTTATCAATTTGAAAAACGTTTTGTTCGCTTAATTATTGGAAGTGTAGTCATTGGATTTATTTTATATTTGATGCCTTCTTTATATGGTGAAGGTTATGGTTTAATCAATAACTTATTAAAAGGAAATCATATTGCTGCTATTGGTAACACTCCTTTTTCTTTTGATGAAAATAATATTTGGGTAGTTATAATTCTCTTGTTATTAATTACTTTTTTTAAAGCAATAGCCATGAGTACAACTTTTGCAGCTGGAGGAGTTGGAGGAATCTTTATACCAACATTAGTTATGGGAAGTGCTCTTGGAAATGCATTTGCAAAAATAATTAATAATATGGGTTTTGGCTTTGAAGTTTCTGAAGCTAATTTTACCTTAATTGGAATGACAGGCTTAATGGCAGGAGTTTTACATGCGCCATTAACAGCTATATTTTTAATTGCAGAAATTACTGGAGGTTATGATTTATTTGTGCCTTTAATGTTAGTAGCAGCTATTTCATTCTCTTTTACAAAATATTTTGTTTCTAAATCTATTTACACCTATAAATTAGCACAGAGAGGAGAGCTCATTACTCATAATAAGGATAAAAATGTGATGATGATGATGCAAATTGATCGTTTAATTGAAACTAATTTTAAATCCGTTTATCCAGAAATGTTGTTAGGTGATATGCTTAAAAAAGCGGTTGCTAAGTCTGCAAGAAATATTTTTCCTGTTATTAATAAAGAAAAACAATTTTTGGGAATTGTTTTATTAGATGATATTCGCCCTGTAATGTTTGATACAGAAATGTACAACAGTGTAACAATTGAAACTTATATGAAAGCTGCACCAGAAATAATTTTGCAAACAGATTCTGTAGAAAAAGTTATGAAAAAATTTAAAGTAAGTGGTGCTTGGAATTTACCTGTTGTTAAAAATGGCAAATATGTAGGTTTTATTTCTAAATCTAAATTATTATCTGCTTATAGAACAAAATTGATTGAAGTTACTGCATAG
- a CDS encoding DUF2339 domain-containing protein translates to MESILFIIIIIFLIVIQNKLNTKFSKLENTIDRLNNTVYVLTQKLTSYQTLKKQEEVVSKPAQEESKEISKPIIAEKPKVAPPEKIIEVPKTPVFDTTSKPSYSIEEKKTTNTIVEKPKKVIPKKSLFEKFKEKHPDLEKFIGENLINKLGILILVLGISFFVKFAIDKDWINEPARVGIGFLCGALVMALAHKLKKDYASFSSVLVAGAISVFYFTIYIAFHEYELFSQTVAFSIMAVITAFSTLVSVSYNRQELAVLSLIGGFAAPFMVSIGEGNYVVLFSYIAILNLGILAVSYFKKWKIATIVDFAFTTLLFVGWCLTELYKDGFEHFGALTFATLFYFIFSITIVLNNLKNKGVFSKVEYFILIANTFIFFGIGMLILKDLDSNFTGLFTLLLAIYNLAYATILYKKFGLDKNAIYILIGLALTFVTLTIPIQFNGNQITIFWAAEAVLLLWLSQKSKISSFKFGAIIVQILAVISLLLDWKGYAYSAELSLVFNPLFIAGFIVSISLFLTYWLLRSENDLITKKFKIKINSYKIIVLLAGIIVTYFTGILEIQYQANQFLANTASAMSLSVGYHFVFVVVLLYLSSLFTNKAITKGILGISIISVFLYIIKFYALPSKEIIENFVNDTNTHYAFILHYIVLGCLMYFGVQIFKKTNIAFKIKPKQSKWLPWLFVFAIVYVLSNEIMLHSLHFLNSVDLTEYDTRFPNAGLLNKKYFVNQQIDGVKTQIVKIGYPILWGVFSFIFLIIGIKKQWKNLRIIALSLLGITIVKLFLYDIKNVSETGKIIAFILLGVLILVISFVYQKIRKLVVDETAEKKIEDEKI, encoded by the coding sequence ATGGAATCTATTTTATTTATAATCATTATAATATTCTTAATTGTAATTCAAAATAAGTTAAATACGAAATTCAGTAAATTAGAAAATACGATAGATAGACTGAACAATACAGTTTATGTGCTAACACAAAAATTAACTTCGTATCAAACTTTAAAAAAGCAAGAAGAAGTTGTTTCTAAACCAGCACAAGAAGAATCAAAAGAAATAAGTAAACCAATTATAGCAGAAAAACCGAAAGTAGCACCTCCTGAAAAAATTATTGAAGTCCCTAAAACGCCTGTTTTTGATACTACTTCAAAACCTTCTTATTCGATTGAAGAGAAGAAAACAACGAATACAATTGTAGAAAAACCTAAAAAAGTTATTCCAAAAAAATCTTTATTTGAAAAATTTAAAGAAAAACATCCTGATTTAGAAAAATTTATAGGTGAAAATTTAATTAATAAACTTGGAATTTTAATTTTAGTGTTAGGGATTAGTTTCTTTGTTAAATTTGCCATTGATAAAGATTGGATTAATGAACCAGCAAGAGTTGGTATTGGGTTTTTATGTGGTGCACTTGTTATGGCACTTGCTCATAAATTAAAGAAAGATTATGCTTCTTTTAGTTCTGTTTTAGTGGCTGGTGCTATTAGTGTCTTTTACTTTACAATTTACATAGCCTTTCATGAATATGAATTGTTTAGCCAAACAGTTGCATTTAGTATTATGGCAGTAATTACTGCTTTTAGTACATTAGTTTCTGTTTCTTATAATAGACAAGAGTTGGCTGTTTTATCTTTAATTGGTGGTTTTGCAGCGCCTTTTATGGTAAGTATAGGAGAAGGAAATTATGTTGTTTTATTTAGTTATATCGCTATTTTAAATCTTGGTATTCTTGCAGTTTCTTATTTTAAAAAATGGAAAATAGCAACTATAGTAGACTTTGCTTTTACAACATTGTTGTTTGTTGGTTGGTGCTTAACAGAATTGTATAAAGATGGTTTTGAACATTTTGGAGCGTTAACTTTTGCAACCCTATTTTATTTTATTTTCAGCATTACAATTGTTTTAAACAATTTAAAAAACAAAGGTGTTTTTTCTAAAGTTGAATATTTTATTTTAATCGCAAATACCTTTATTTTCTTTGGAATAGGAATGTTAATTCTAAAAGATTTAGACTCTAATTTTACAGGATTATTTACATTGCTACTAGCGATTTACAATCTAGCTTATGCAACTATTTTATACAAGAAGTTTGGTTTAGATAAAAATGCTATTTATATTTTAATTGGATTAGCACTAACATTTGTTACGTTAACAATACCAATTCAGTTTAATGGAAATCAAATTACAATTTTCTGGGCTGCAGAAGCGGTATTGCTGCTTTGGTTGTCGCAAAAATCTAAAATTAGTTCTTTTAAATTCGGTGCAATTATTGTGCAAATATTAGCAGTTATTAGTTTGTTGTTAGATTGGAAAGGGTATGCATATTCTGCAGAATTATCATTGGTATTTAATCCGTTATTTATTGCAGGTTTTATAGTAAGTATTTCTTTATTTTTAACCTATTGGCTTTTAAGGAGTGAGAACGACCTTATTACAAAAAAGTTTAAAATAAAGATAAACTCCTATAAAATTATTGTTTTATTAGCGGGAATTATAGTAACGTATTTTACGGGTATTTTAGAAATACAGTATCAAGCAAATCAATTTTTAGCAAATACAGCATCTGCAATGTCATTGTCTGTAGGGTATCATTTTGTATTTGTCGTCGTTTTATTGTACTTAAGTTCATTATTTACAAACAAAGCAATAACTAAAGGAATATTAGGTATAAGTATTATTTCTGTTTTTTTATATATTATTAAATTTTATGCGTTGCCATCCAAAGAAATTATTGAGAATTTTGTAAATGATACAAACACTCATTATGCTTTTATTTTACACTATATTGTTTTAGGATGTTTGATGTATTTTGGAGTTCAAATATTTAAGAAAACAAATATAGCATTCAAAATAAAACCAAAACAAAGTAAATGGCTTCCTTGGCTCTTTGTTTTTGCAATTGTGTATGTTTTAAGTAACGAAATAATGTTACACAGCTTGCATTTTTTAAATAGTGTAGACCTTACAGAATACGATACTAGATTTCCTAACGCAGGTCTTTTAAATAAAAAATATTTTGTAAATCAACAAATTGATGGTGTAAAAACACAGATTGTAAAAATAGGATACCCAATACTTTGGGGTGTCTTCTCTTTCATTTTCTTAATTATAGGAATTAAAAAACAATGGAAAAATTTAAGAATTATAGCCCTCTCATTATTAGGAATTACGATTGTGAAATTATTTTTGTACGATATTAAAAACGTGTCTGAAACAGGTAAAATAATCGCCTTTATTTTATTAGGTGTCTTAATTCTGGTAATCTCTTTTGTGTATCAAAAAATTAGAAAATTAGTTGTAGATGAAACAGCAGAAAAAAAGATTGAAGATGAAAAAATATAG
- the aspS gene encoding aspartate--tRNA ligase, producing MYRSHSCGELRASHINTEVTLAGWVQKSRDKGFMIWVDLRDRYGITQLIFDEDRTSAEIMEKAKSLGREFVIQITGTVIDRESKNSKMPTGDVEVLVSKLEILNASVTPPFTIEDETDGGEDIRMKYRYLDIRRNPVKNSLIFRHKVSMEVRKYLSDQEFIEVETPYLIKSTPEGARDFVVPSRMNEGQFYALPQSPQTFKQLLMVGGMDKYFQIVKCFRDEDLRADRQPEFTQIDCEMAFVEQEDILNIFEGLTRHLLKEVNNVEVDKFPRMLYDDAMRIYGNDKPDIRFGMEFGELNEVTQHKDFGVFNSAELVVGIAVPGGNTYTRKEIDKLIDWVRRPQVGALGMIYCRVNEDGSFKSSVDKFYDQEDLAKWAVTTGAKPGDLICVLSGETNKVRAQLSALRMELAERLGLRDPKVFAPLWVIDFPLLELDEETGHYHAMHHPFTSPKPGQMELLDTDPGAVKANAYDLVLNGNEIGGGSIRIHDKKMQATMLRHLGFSDEDAKAQFGFLMDAFEYGAPPHGGLAFGLDRLVAILGGQETIRDFIAFPKNNSGRDVMIDAPAFIDDDQLKELSLKLDIKA from the coding sequence ATGTATAGAAGTCATTCTTGTGGTGAATTAAGAGCATCGCATATAAATACAGAAGTAACGTTAGCTGGTTGGGTTCAGAAATCACGTGATAAGGGATTTATGATTTGGGTAGATTTACGTGATAGATATGGAATTACACAATTAATTTTTGATGAAGATCGTACTTCTGCAGAAATTATGGAAAAAGCAAAATCTTTGGGTAGAGAGTTTGTAATTCAAATTACTGGAACTGTAATAGACAGAGAATCTAAAAATTCTAAAATGCCTACTGGAGATGTGGAAGTTTTGGTTTCTAAATTAGAAATATTAAATGCCTCTGTAACTCCGCCTTTTACTATTGAAGATGAAACGGATGGTGGAGAAGACATTAGAATGAAATACAGATACTTAGACATTAGAAGAAATCCTGTAAAAAACAGTTTGATTTTTCGTCATAAAGTATCTATGGAAGTTAGAAAATACTTGTCTGATCAAGAATTTATAGAAGTAGAAACACCTTATTTAATAAAATCTACGCCAGAAGGCGCAAGAGATTTTGTAGTTCCTTCTCGTATGAATGAAGGTCAGTTTTACGCATTACCACAATCTCCACAAACATTTAAACAACTATTAATGGTTGGTGGAATGGATAAATATTTTCAGATTGTAAAATGTTTTAGAGATGAAGATTTACGTGCAGACAGACAACCAGAATTTACACAAATTGATTGTGAAATGGCATTTGTTGAGCAAGAAGATATTTTAAATATTTTTGAAGGATTAACACGTCATTTACTAAAAGAAGTAAATAATGTTGAGGTAGATAAATTTCCTAGAATGTTGTATGATGATGCAATGCGAATCTATGGAAATGACAAACCAGATATTCGTTTTGGAATGGAATTTGGCGAGTTAAACGAAGTTACACAACATAAAGATTTTGGTGTTTTTAACAGCGCAGAATTAGTGGTTGGAATTGCAGTTCCTGGAGGAAATACGTATACAAGAAAAGAGATTGACAAATTAATTGATTGGGTACGAAGACCACAAGTGGGTGCTTTAGGAATGATTTATTGTCGTGTAAACGAGGATGGATCTTTCAAATCTTCTGTAGATAAATTTTACGATCAAGAAGATTTAGCAAAGTGGGCAGTAACTACAGGTGCAAAACCTGGAGATTTAATCTGTGTTTTATCTGGAGAAACGAATAAAGTAAGAGCACAATTATCTGCTTTAAGAATGGAATTAGCAGAACGTTTAGGATTGAGAGATCCAAAAGTATTTGCGCCACTTTGGGTAATAGATTTTCCATTATTAGAGTTGGATGAAGAAACGGGTCATTATCATGCAATGCATCACCCATTTACATCTCCAAAACCTGGGCAAATGGAATTGTTAGACACAGATCCTGGAGCAGTAAAAGCAAATGCATATGATTTGGTTTTAAACGGAAATGAAATTGGTGGAGGTTCTATTCGTATTCACGATAAAAAAATGCAAGCAACCATGTTGCGTCATTTAGGGTTTTCTGATGAAGATGCAAAAGCACAATTTGGTTTCTTAATGGATGCTTTTGAATATGGAGCACCACCTCATGGAGGTTTGGCTTTTGGATTGGATAGATTGGTTGCTATTTTAGGCGGACAAGAAACAATTAGGGATTTTATTGCGTTTCCTAAAAACAATTCTGGACGGGATGTAATGATTGACGCGCCTGCGTTTATAGATGATGATCAATTAAAAGAATTAAGTTTGAAATTAGATATTAAAGCATAA
- a CDS encoding cupin domain-containing protein, which produces MDVINIQEKFKLFSDLWSPKKIGALNGQQILLAKLKGEFVFHKHDNEDELFMVIKGTLEIELRDKTVTLNEGEFYIVPKGVPHKPIAKEEVHILLFEPLSIKHTGDIIADITVETYESI; this is translated from the coding sequence ATGGACGTAATTAATATTCAAGAAAAATTTAAGTTATTTTCAGATCTTTGGTCTCCAAAAAAAATTGGAGCGTTAAACGGACAACAAATTTTATTAGCAAAACTAAAAGGTGAATTCGTTTTTCATAAACATGATAATGAAGATGAACTTTTTATGGTAATAAAAGGAACTTTAGAGATAGAATTACGCGATAAAACGGTAACTTTAAACGAAGGAGAATTTTATATTGTACCAAAAGGAGTACCGCACAAACCAATTGCAAAAGAAGAAGTTCATATTTTATTATTTGAACCGCTGTCTATAAAACATACAGGAGATATTATTGCAGATATTACTGTAGAAACGTATGAAAGTATTTAA
- a CDS encoding HopJ type III effector protein, protein MIIQQFITKLKVNPTEINFAETMQVIDDNYNFTPITFTNGGLKNNAGENAGSCKLFAFAKHQKLRKEETLCCFGEHYKNVLEDENGDSHQNIRNFMKSGFEGLSFEGEALELKK, encoded by the coding sequence ATGATCATCCAACAATTCATAACAAAACTAAAAGTAAATCCTACAGAAATTAATTTTGCAGAAACCATGCAAGTAATTGATGACAACTACAATTTTACTCCAATCACTTTTACAAATGGAGGTCTCAAAAATAATGCAGGAGAAAATGCTGGTTCTTGTAAGTTGTTTGCATTTGCAAAGCATCAAAAATTAAGAAAAGAAGAAACTTTATGCTGTTTTGGCGAACATTATAAAAATGTGTTAGAAGATGAAAATGGAGATTCTCATCAAAATATTAGAAACTTTATGAAGTCTGGTTTTGAAGGTTTGTCGTTTGAAGGAGAAGCTTTAGAACTAAAAAAATAA
- a CDS encoding DUF6503 family protein: protein MKKIIICLLLFNAFISFSQELTGDELLEKSIQFHDPNNNWATFEGAFFVTMETPEKSARKSSIRINLPKEHFSVKAIRDTIVTEYTVDKGACSIAINGNTDPSEALKKKHNLSCERANLYKNYYTFLYGLPMKLKDEGTIIHQNVEKRKFKGKEYLVLKATYNKEVGKDTWYFYFNPKTYAMEVYQFYKEKKDSGEYILLSGLETINEIKMPKNRAWYYNKNEGYLGTDILTTN from the coding sequence ATGAAAAAAATAATTATTTGTTTATTACTATTTAATGCCTTTATAAGTTTCTCTCAAGAACTTACTGGTGATGAATTGTTAGAAAAATCAATTCAATTTCACGACCCAAATAATAATTGGGCAACTTTTGAAGGAGCATTTTTTGTAACCATGGAAACTCCTGAAAAGTCTGCGAGAAAAAGTAGCATCAGAATTAATTTACCCAAAGAACACTTTTCTGTAAAAGCAATTAGAGATACAATTGTAACAGAATATACAGTTGATAAAGGAGCTTGTAGTATTGCTATTAATGGAAATACAGATCCGTCTGAAGCGCTAAAAAAGAAACATAATTTAAGTTGTGAACGTGCCAACTTATATAAAAACTATTACACATTTTTATATGGTTTACCAATGAAATTAAAAGATGAAGGAACTATTATTCATCAGAATGTAGAGAAAAGAAAATTTAAAGGAAAAGAGTATTTGGTTTTAAAAGCAACTTACAATAAAGAAGTTGGTAAAGATACTTGGTATTTTTATTTCAATCCTAAAACGTATGCGATGGAAGTGTATCAGTTTTATAAAGAGAAAAAAGATAGTGGAGAATATATTTTGTTGTCTGGTTTAGAGACCATAAATGAGATAAAAATGCCAAAAAACAGAGCTTGGTATTATAACAAAAATGAGGGTTATTTAGGAACTGATATTTTGACGACAAATTAA
- the rsmI gene encoding 16S rRNA (cytidine(1402)-2'-O)-methyltransferase, giving the protein MSKLYLVPTPIGNLEDMTFRAIRVLKEVDFILAEDTRTSGKLLKHFEIETQMHSHHMHNEHKSVKGIVQRIQNGETCALISDAGTPAISDPGFLLTRACVENNIEVDCLPGATAFVPALVNSGLPNDKFVFEGFLPVKKGRQTRLLLLAEEARTIIFYESPHKLLKTLGSFVEYFGAERQVSVSRELTKMFEETIRGTATEVLEHYTNKPPKGEIVVIVEGKK; this is encoded by the coding sequence ATGAGTAAATTATATTTAGTACCAACACCAATAGGTAATTTAGAAGACATGACTTTTAGAGCAATTCGTGTTTTAAAAGAAGTCGATTTTATTCTTGCAGAAGACACGCGTACAAGTGGAAAACTCTTAAAACATTTTGAGATTGAAACACAAATGCACAGTCATCATATGCATAATGAACATAAATCTGTAAAAGGAATTGTACAAAGAATACAAAACGGAGAAACCTGCGCACTAATCTCTGATGCTGGTACTCCTGCAATTTCAGATCCTGGTTTTTTACTAACAAGAGCCTGTGTAGAAAATAATATTGAAGTAGATTGTTTACCTGGCGCTACTGCTTTTGTACCCGCTTTAGTAAACTCTGGTTTGCCAAATGATAAGTTTGTTTTTGAAGGTTTTTTACCTGTAAAAAAAGGAAGACAAACACGTTTATTACTATTAGCAGAAGAAGCTAGAACTATTATTTTTTACGAATCTCCTCATAAATTATTAAAGACTTTGGGCAGTTTTGTAGAATATTTTGGAGCAGAAAGACAAGTTTCTGTGTCAAGAGAATTAACAAAAATGTTTGAAGAAACCATTAGAGGAACTGCAACTGAGGTTTTAGAACATTATACAAACAAACCACCAAAAGGAGAAATTGTTGTGATCGTTGAAGGGAAGAAGTAG